GACGTACATTCGGAGGATATCAGCCGTCTCGCCCTGGGCGACCGCGTGGGTGAAGCCGATAATCTCGCCGTCGCCGGACTGCGTCCGGCTCTCATCCGCGGACCTCTGCTCCGCGCTCTCATTCACGGACCGTTGCTCCGCGCGCTCGACGACGAAGACGACCGTCCCGGGAGCCTCGAGGGGCATCGAGTCGGTGGTGTACCAGTTGTCGACGACTCGGTCGATCAGCTCGGCCTCGAGTTCGTCGTACGTATCGTGCCACGTTTTGCGGGCGACGGCTTTGATATCCTCGAAATCCTCCGAGTTCGCTGGACGAATGTTCATGGTCTTCCTTGACAATACTGGCATAAAGTGACTTCGGCTGGCGATGCAGCCGAAAGTCGGCGTCCCGACCGCAAAATCAGAGACTGGCCGGGGCGATACCGGTCCCCACAATCGGCTACTCGCGAACGTCGAACCCGCGATCGCGAAGCAGATCGGGAACACGGTCTCGGTGGTCACCCTGCAGTTCGATTCGTCCGTCGTCGACCGTCCCGCCCGTCCCCATCGAACTCTTCAGATCCGAGGCGATCGATTTGATCTCGTCCGACTCGAGATCGAACCCCTCGACGATCGTCACCGGTTTGTCGTACCGACGGCTTTCCGTCCGGATCGAGAGCATCTGCTGGGAGGTCTCGAGATCGCCCTGACTGTCGAGTTCGTCAAGCAGGTCGTCGAGGTCGTCGTTTGCCATAGAATGTCATAGGACGCTACGAGGGATAGCCCTGTCCCTGCTGTCGCAACGGATTGGGTCGAGGTGGCGACGCGAGCAGCGGACGTCCCGTTTATAGCCTCGTTTTGAGCGTCTCGGCCGTCTTCTCGCCGACGCCGGAGACGCTCTCTAAATCCTCGAGGCTCGCCTCCCGGACGTTCTCGACGCTCCCGAACCGACCCAGCAACCGCTTTCTGGTTTCGGGGCCGATGCCCGGCACGTCGTCTAACACCGTCTTCACCTCGTCGCGAACGGTCTGGTGGTACTGCACCGCAAAGCGGTGGGACTCGTCGCGCACCCGCTGGAGGAGATGCAAGTGCGGGGCGTCGCTGGGCCAGGCGAACTCCCGTTTCGGGGTAACCACACGCTCTTCGGCCTTCGCCAGCGCGATAGCGGGCACATCCCAGCCGACCTCGCTCAGCGCGTCGCGTGCGGCCTCGAGTTGGCCCTCGCCCCCGTCGATCACCAGCAGATCGGGGTCCGGCCGATCGTCCCGGCCCTCGACGGCGCGGCTGGCGCGCCACTCGAGCAAGGCCCGCATGTTGTCGTAATCGTCGTTCTGATCGGTCAGCTTCTTCCGGCGGTAGTCCGCTTTTTCGGCGCTGCCGTCGACGAACGTGACGTTGCTCCCGACCGCCGCCTTCCCCTGGGCGTGGCTCACGTCGAAACCCTCGATCCGCCGGGCTGAGTCGATCTCGAGGGCGTCCGCGAGCATCCCGCACTCGTCGCGACCGCCGACGTTCCGTCGGGCGTTCTTCAACGCGAGTTCGACCAGTTTGGCCTCCCGCCCGGCCCCCGGTACGCGGACGGAGACGCCTTCGGTCTCGAGCCAGGCGGCGACCTCGTCGTCCCCGTGGCGTTCGGGCAGGAGCAGGGCGTCGGGCAGGTCGCGCTCGGCGTAGTACTGGACGATAAAGGCGGCGAGGACGGCGGGGACGCCGCCCGCGTCGGTATCGCTCGCCCCGACATCTGCACCCGGGGCCTCGAGCGTGTGCCGATCGCGGTCGACCAGTTTGCCGGTCTCGGCGCGCAGGCGGGCGACGGTCGCGTCCTCGCCCTCGATGGCGACCCCGAGCACGTCGACGGCACGTTCGTCGCTCCGTGCCTGGACCGCCTCGCCGCCCTCGCCGTGGAAGGCTTCGACGGTCTCGAGGCGATCTCGCATGTTGGCCGCGCGCTCGAAGTTCTGGTTCTGAGCAGCGTCTTCCATCTCCCGGCGCAGCGGATCCGCGAGGATGCCGGTCTCGCCCTCGAGGAAGCGCTCGACCGCGGTCACGTCCTCGGCGTAGCTCTCGAGGTCGATCTCGCGGGTGCAGGGCGCGGTACAGAGCCCCATTTCGTAGTCCAGACACGGCCGGTCGCGACCCGCGTACTTATGATCCGAACACCCGCGGATGCCGTAGGTCTCCCGCAGCGCTTTGACGACAGTCTCGACCTGCCCCTTGTTCGTGTACGGGCCGAACACCGTCGCGGACTCGTCGGGGTCGCGCGTGATCTCGATCCCGGGGGCCTCGTGGCGCGTCAGCTGCACCATCGGGTACGACTTGTCGTCCTTGAGCCGAACGTTGTACCGCGGCTGGTGGCGCTTGATCAGGTTAGCCTCGAGGAGCAGCGCCTGCGTCTCGGTGTCGATGACGGCGATCTCGATCTCGTCGGCGCGGTCGACCATCCGGCGAATCCGTGCGCTTCGCGGATCCGCGTAGGATCGGACGCGACTTCGGAGATCGACCGCCTTCCCGACGTAGAGCGTGGTTCCCTCGAGCCGAAACTGGTAGACGCCGGGCTCTCGCGGTAACGATCCCGCTCGGTCGCGAACCCCCTCGGCGTTCATCGGCGGCCCTAGAACCTCGGTGGCTTTCAGCCTGACTCCTCGAGGTTGTTCGTCGGGTCACCAGCCGTCCGGTCTGCGGGCGCGTCCGTATCCCTCGTATCGACATCCGCCCCATCGGCCGGTTCGTTCGCACCCTCCGTATCGGCATCCGTTTGTCCCGCGGACACGTCCGCGTCTTCGGTGTCGATATCAGTCTCGTCGGCTGGTGCGGTCGCTCCCTCCTGCTCTCCAGCCGTCTCACCCGCCGCGTCCGCGTCGGCCTCCACGACGGCGTCGCTATCCACGGGCCCCGGACCTGGCGCGATCGCCTCCTGTAGAACGATCTCTCGATCGGCCTCGAGGTCGTCGTCGCTGACCGGAACCGAGATATCGTCGTCGCCGCTCACCCGGAGGATGAGCCGGCGCGAGCGCGACCGAACGTACTGGACGAAGAACGCAACCGCGATCAGCAACAGCAAGAGTCCGATCGCGAGAACGGTTAGATCGAACACCGTGAGGAGGGTTTCGACGGTCTCGAGCGCGCTGCCGCCGATCCCCGTCGCGTCTTCGACGTCGAAACCGTCGGCGAGACTGGCGAGGTCGTAGGTCATCGCCAGGAGCAACACGCCCAGCGCGAGAAACAGGACGATCGTTCCCCAGACGAGCGGGACCAGCGAATCCTCGGTCTCGACGGAGACCCGGGCGACGTTCGGCCGCTCGACGGTCCAGTAGTTCGGTCCGTCGCCGCCCTCCGTGAACACGAGGACACGGTCGTTCGTGACTACGAACGTCGCCCCCTCGAGGTCGACGCGTCGCTTCACGCGTTCGCCGTCGTACAGCAACTCGTCGACGTGCTCGCTCCAAACTCCGAGCATTCCGGTTCGTGGTTTCACACCGTCCGGCAAGTAGCTCGCGGCGTCTCGCGCGAATCGAGAACTCGACGTGGTACCATTCAACACAGTACATTCTCGAATCTCGGCCCCCAAAACCGGCGTATGAGTGACTCGACGGTCCAGTGCTGGCTGGTCGAACGGACGTTCGACGACCGCAACCTCGTAACCATCGTCTACGCGACGCCCGACGGCTCGCGCTACCAGCAGCGCGAGCGCTCCGCGACGTCGCTACGGAACGGCGGCGAGGTCACCGCGGCGACGGAGATCGCCGAAACCGAGCTCGAGTCGGTTTCCGACGAGGAGACCCGAAAACGGTACGCCGAGGAGGCCGAGCGGACCGCCGAGCAGTACGATCCCGGAGATCCCATATAGGACCGATCCGACTGACCGCTAGAGAGACAGTTTGTTCCTCCGGACGGATCGGAATATCAATACAACGAAGTAACAACTCTTATCGGCGAACGGTGAGACCACACAGCCATGCCAGCTATCACAGTCGATAATCTGACCAAATCATACGGTCAGGAACTCGCGCTCCGAGACCTCTCGTTCCAGGTCGAAGAGGGCGAGGTCTTCGGCTTTCTCGGTCCGAACGGAGCCGGCAAATCGACGACGATCAACGTCATTCTGGACTTCATCCGGCCGACCGACGGCCGGGTGGAGGTGCTGGGGATGAACGCCCAAGCACACAGCCGCGAGATCCGTTCGCGGACCGGCGTCCTCCCCGAGGGCGTCGAAACCTACGACCGGCTGACCGCCCGCCAACACCTCGAGTTCGCTATCGACTCGAAGGAGACCGACGACGATCCGC
Above is a window of Natronorubrum tibetense GA33 DNA encoding:
- a CDS encoding GNAT family N-acetyltransferase, whose translation is MNIRPANSEDFEDIKAVARKTWHDTYDELEAELIDRVVDNWYTTDSMPLEAPGTVVFVVERAEQRSVNESAEQRSADESRTQSGDGEIIGFTHAVAQGETADILRMYVSPDAQGEGVGTKLHESLLERLEMYDVDRVRSFDFAFNDASRRFYEGLGFERTDTGEVTIEGEQYDEAVYTLSL
- a CDS encoding SUI1 family translation initiation factor, producing MANDDLDDLLDELDSQGDLETSQQMLSIRTESRRYDKPVTIVEGFDLESDEIKSIASDLKSSMGTGGTVDDGRIELQGDHRDRVPDLLRDRGFDVRE
- a CDS encoding excinuclease ABC subunit C, translating into MNAEGVRDRAGSLPREPGVYQFRLEGTTLYVGKAVDLRSRVRSYADPRSARIRRMVDRADEIEIAVIDTETQALLLEANLIKRHQPRYNVRLKDDKSYPMVQLTRHEAPGIEITRDPDESATVFGPYTNKGQVETVVKALRETYGIRGCSDHKYAGRDRPCLDYEMGLCTAPCTREIDLESYAEDVTAVERFLEGETGILADPLRREMEDAAQNQNFERAANMRDRLETVEAFHGEGGEAVQARSDERAVDVLGVAIEGEDATVARLRAETGKLVDRDRHTLEAPGADVGASDTDAGGVPAVLAAFIVQYYAERDLPDALLLPERHGDDEVAAWLETEGVSVRVPGAGREAKLVELALKNARRNVGGRDECGMLADALEIDSARRIEGFDVSHAQGKAAVGSNVTFVDGSAEKADYRRKKLTDQNDDYDNMRALLEWRASRAVEGRDDRPDPDLLVIDGGEGQLEAARDALSEVGWDVPAIALAKAEERVVTPKREFAWPSDAPHLHLLQRVRDESHRFAVQYHQTVRDEVKTVLDDVPGIGPETRKRLLGRFGSVENVREASLEDLESVSGVGEKTAETLKTRL